A single Lolium perenne isolate Kyuss_39 chromosome 6, Kyuss_2.0, whole genome shotgun sequence DNA region contains:
- the LOC127310680 gene encoding putative F-box protein At1g46984 — protein MDDEEVGCWEFPTDVLVEILQRLPPSSRRRSRLVCRHWRDAVDERTTEMRSHAKALLWNAEHSVAYVVDDLSPSSTGSCTELWRRPDSGYRGTYSGLQPVATCNGLLCLCDNTKRPGGAITLVNPATGEALPVPPLPLPCDGLLDESNWWVYRHWNRAYTFAYHPISGKYKVVHVPSSFRNRCKFDSVQVLTLGEASWREVPASPDAMCQLLAGVISVDGTTYWTTDGSAARVVSFDLEQERVTSFRLPPRPKRASYYPLTAVHGRLGIVVGQGDVLLTTVVWVLDKRRRWSRWYTLRQQQIPHPHFVYGNYVLTQEDSLYAHYTRKKKPSLSSGVVRVNPHQHHKVTNKTFGYAYYPSGTFAYVDTTEPLSVYATN, from the coding sequence ATGGACGACGAAGAAGTAGGATGCTGGGAGTTCCCGACGGACGTCCTGGTGGAGATCCTCCAGCGTCTTCCGCCGAGCTCCCGGCGCCGGTCCCGCCTCGTGTGCCGGCACTGGCGCGACGCCGTGGATGAACGCACCACGGAGATGCGGAGCCACGCCAAAGCCCTCCTCTGGAACGCCGAACACTCGGTCGCATATGTGGTGGACGACCTGTCGCCGTCGTCGACGGGGAGCTGCACTGAGCTTTGGAGGCGGCCGGACTCCGGATACCGCGGCACTTACAGTGGCCTGCAACCGGTGGCTACGTGCAACGGCCTGCTCTGCCTGTGCGACAACACGAAGCGGCCTGGTGGCGCTATCACCCTGGTGAACCCGGCCACCGGCGAGGCCCTGCCTGtcccgccgctgccgctgccgtgcGACGGCCTGTTGGATGAGTCGAACTGGTGGGTGTATCGGCACTGGAACCGGGCCTACACCTTTGCGTACCACCCGATTTCCGGCAAGTACAAGGTGGTGCACGTGCCCAGCAGCTTCCGCAATCGCTGCAAGTTCGACTCCGTGCAAGTGCTCACGCTGGGGGAGGCGTCGTGGCGGGAGGTCCCGGCCAGTCCTGATGCGATGTGCCAACTGCTCGCCGGTGTCATCAGCGTTGACGGCACGACATACTGGACAACGGATGGCTCCGCAGCGAGGGTGGTATCATTTGACCTGGAGCAGGAGCGCGTCACCTCCTTCCGGCTGCCCCCGAGACCAAAAAGGGCTTCTTACTACCCCCTTACGGCAGTGCACGGGCGGCTGGGCATCGTCGTCGGCCAGGGAGACGTTTTACTGACGACTGTGGTGTGGGTTCTGGACAAGAGACGGCGGTGGAGCCGCTGGTACACCCTCCGCCAACAACAGATCCCGCACCCACACTTCGTCTACGGCAACTATGTGCTCACGCAAGAGGATTCCTTGTATGCGCACTACACGCGGAAAAAAAAACCATCTCTGTCTAGTGGCGTGGTGCGGGTTAATCCTCACCAACATCACAAGGTCACCAACAAAACATTCGGCTACGCTTACTATCCAAGTGGGACATTTGCCTACGTGGACACAACCGAGCCATTGAGTGTTTACGCAACCAATTAG
- the LOC127308615 gene encoding protein argonaute 2: protein MSGGGGGLPGGGGDDPDGPWSTVGKKKKPSGGGTSGGGGANRGGGGIDRGGDDPYGGGGFNRGGDGQYGGAGFNRGGGGQYGGGGFNRGGDGHYGGGGFNRGGRSGGGARYHGGGPHYPGGDGSPSRVQGGGGRGAGRGYQQQAQGQPRHDYGRTRPPYSPRPASREMASPSSSGPVGRAVIPNEVKLLVNHFKITFEESTIFRYEIKLAEESEKLDEDSSGDSVVKLSTADLKSAKAQLFKILKDPPHPLAVAYDGKGDLFTFTRLPERLYTVKVGSRNYNASAELKQELSFSQLGHQPVPANILRCLDVIVREASSLGKIIIGPRFYLPERSAGNATRRYAITTSSLKGTKQTLKPTKQGMVQCVDYSAMEFCQPETSVLNLVKDLLNRIDVREPFADLSEKGRKYLEGQLKGLCVTLSYQKSSVGRKYKVQGLTDERAEQMTFFDFDEDKSSEIWSLADYYLKKHGKVIRHNKLPCLVLNKNPERPNYVPIELCNLHGWQKYPKDPNQKPQKPVSASKRKEEILRMVKAGPCSGNRGKQFNISLVKQMTEVTGKVLPAPMLKLGDSKFSIRSPNRQWNLFGHTISEGKNLLSWGILDFSAKESRPGKQALDVKMFTRHIVSKCCELGIAMHEKPCFELPSKMSVLSDPSKLLEELRQAEQADVKLQVLFCPMSEQHPGYKTLKLICETQLGIQTQCLLSHHANKLQDQYMSNLALKINSKLGGSNVQLCDKFPRVAGTSFMFIGADVNHPSPGDKESESIAAVVASMDDSASKYVSRIRAQKQGCEMIAELYVMCGELIEVFKNRNGAKPEKIIYFRDGVSDEQLNMVLQEEVDPMRKKFEKDGYLPTITVIVAKKRHSTRLFPFPNAQKEQQTNSGNVLPGTVVDAEVVDKPDEDFFLCSHEGLHGTSRPTHYYMLWDEHGFEPIEMQKLVYSLCFMFARCTKPVSLTTPVKYADLAAYRGRDYYMASQAQKAGPSSSASVNASVLPEMHAALRDNMFFI, encoded by the exons ATGTCCGGCGGCGGAGGGGGCCTTCCCGGCGGCGGGGGCGATGACCCCGACGGTCCCTGGTCTACCgtcgggaagaagaagaagcccaGCGGAGGTGGCACTTCGGGCGGAGGCGGCGCCAATCGTGGCGGAGGCGGCATCGATCGTGGCGGAGATGACCCCTACGGCGGAGGCGGCTTCAATCGTGGCGGAGATGGCCAGTACGGCGGAGCCGGCTTCAATCGTGGCGGAGGTGGCCAGTACGGCGGAGGCGGCTTCAATCGTGGCGGAGatggccattacggcggaggcggcTTCAATCGGGGCGGCAGGAGTGGCGGAGGAGCCCGCTACCACGGCGGAGGGCCCCACTACCCCGGCGGAGATGGCTCGCCAAGCAGAGttcagggaggaggaggccgCGGCGCTGGCCGCGGGTACCAGCAGCAGGCGCAGGGACAGCCGCGTCACGACTACGGCCGCACCCGCCCGCCGTACTCTCCGAGGCCGGCTTCCAGGGAGATGGCGAGCCCGTCCTCGTCGGGGCCCGTTG GCCGAGCAGTTATCCCCAATGAAGTCAAACTTTTGGTAAACCACTTTAAAATCACATTTGAGGAATCAACTATCTTTCGGTATGAGATCAAGCTGGCTGAAGAGTCTGAAAAGCTTGATGAAGATTCTTCTGGGGATTCAGTCGTGAAGCTCTCCACGGCAGATCTGAAATCTGCAAAGGCTCAACTCTTCAAGATACTCAAGGATCCTCCACACCCATTGGCTGTTGCTTATGATGGGAAGGGTGATCTGTTCACCTTTACCAGACTGCCAGAGAGACTATACACTGTGAAAGTCGGGTCAAGGAACTATAATGCATCAGCAGAGCTTAAGCAGGAGCTGTCGTTCAGCCAGCTAGGTCATCAGCCTGTGCCAGCAAATATTTTGCGGTGCCTTGATGTCATTGTGCGCGAGGCCTCTAGCTTGGGCAAGATTATCATTGGGCCGAGATTTTATCTGCCAGAGCGGTCTGCAGGGAATGCGACTCGGCGTTATGCTATTACTACCAGTTCTCTCAAAGGAACCAAGCAGACGCTGAAACCCACCAAGCAAGGCATGGTCCAGTGTGTAGACTATTCAGCTATGGAATTTTGCCAACCTGAAACCAGTGTTCTGAATCTCGTGAAGGACTTGCTGAACCGCATTGATGTCAGGGAGCCCTTTGCAGATCTAAGCGAGAAAGGGCGGAAATATTTGGAGGGCCAGCTTAAAGGCCTCTGTGTTACCTTGAGTTACCAGAAGTCCTCTGTAGGCCGGAAGTACAAGGTTCAAGGCTTGACAGATGAGCGTGCTGAACAGATGACCTTCTTCGATTTCGACGAAGACAAGAGTAGTGAGATTTGGAGCCTTGCTGATTATTATCTGAAGAAGCATGGGAAGGTGATTAGGCATAACAAGCTTCCATGCTTGGTTCTGAACAAGAATCCAGAAAGACCAAATTATGTCCCCATTGAGTTGTGTAATCTTCATGGATGGCAGAAGTATCCCAAGGATCCCAACCAGAAACCACAAAAGCCAGTCTCTGCATCTAAACGGAAAGAGGAGATTCTGCGGATGGTAAAAGCTGGGCCCTGCAG CGGTAACCGAGGCAAGCAGTTCAACATTTCACTGGTGAAGCAAATGACAGAAGTCACGGGCAAGGTCCTTCCTGCCCCCATGCTAAAACTCGGTGACTCCAAATTCTCAATTCGCTCCCCCAACCGCCAGTGGAACCTTTTTGGCCACACAATATCTGAAGGCAAGAATCTCTTGTCCTGGGGCATTCTGGACTTCAGCGCTAAAGAATCGCGCCCCGGGAAGCAAGCGCTTGATGTGAAAATGTTCACTCGCCACATCGTCAGCAAGTGCTGTGAACTTGGCATTGCGATGCATGAGAAACCATGCTTTGAGCTTCCATCAAAAATGTCAGTGCTATCAGATCCAAGCAAACTGTTGGAGGAGCTCAGGCAAGCAGAACAGGCTGATGTAAAGCTGCAGGTCCTCTTCTGTCCGATGTCTGAGCAGCATCCTGGTTACAAGACACTGAAACTGATCTGCGAGACGCAGCTGGGGATCCAGACCCAGTGCTTGTTGAGCCACCACGCAAACAAACTCCAAGACCAGTACATGTCAAACCTTGCTCTGAAGATCAACAGCAAGCTCGGTGGAAGCAACGTCCAGCTCTGTGACAAGTTCCCACGGGTGGCTGGCACGTCTTTCATGTTCATCGGCGCGGATGTGAACCATCCATCCCCAGGAGACAAAGAGAGTGAGTCCATAGCAGCTGTTGTCGCCTCCATGGATGATAGCGCCAGCAAGTATGTGTCGAGAATCCGTGCACAGAAACAGGGCTGTGAGATGATCGCGGAGCTTTATGTGATGTGTGGTGAGCTCATTGAAGTCTTCAAAAACAGGAACGGCGCCAAGCCAGAGAAGATTATTTACTTCCGCGATGGTGTGAGCGACGAGCAGTTGAATATGGTCCTCCAGGAGGAAGTGGATCCCATGAGGAAAAAGTTCGAGAAGGACGGCTACTTGCCGACAATTACAGTGATCGTGGCCAAGAAGCGGCACAGCACACGGCTGTTCCCGTTCCCCAACGCACAGAAGGAGCAACAGACGAATAGCGGCAACGTGCTCCCTGGAACCGTTGTCGATGCCGAGGTGGTCGACAAGCCGGATGAGGACTTCTTCCTCTGCAGCCACGAGGGGCTGCATGGGACGAGCCGGCCGACCCACTACTACATGCTGTGGGACGAGCACGGCTTTGAGCCTATCGAGATGCAGAAGCTTGTATACAGCCTCTGCTTCATGTTCGCTCGCTGCACCAAGCCGGTGTCGCTGACGACGCCCGTAAAGTATGCCGACCTCGCGGCCTACCGCGGCAGGGACTACTACATGGCGTCCCAGGCCCAGAAGGCTGGGCCATCGTCCTCGGCCTCTGTGAATGCTTCTGTGTTACCGGAGATGCACGCGGCTCTCAGGGACAATATGTTCTTCATCTGA